ATCTGGTTGTATTATATGACTCGTTTTCCGGATATGCCTATCCGTGTGTTCAATGGTGGCATTGGTGGAGATACGGCGTATGATATGAACAAACGCCTGGATGGTGATATCTTTGCGATGAAACCTTCCGTGTTGATGGTTACTTTTGGTATGAATGATTCCGGATATTTTGAATACAACGGCGATAAACCTAAAGAATTCGGAGAGCAGAAATATCAGGAGAGCATAAAAAATTATCGGCAGATGGAGAAACGTTTTCAGGAGCTTCCTGATACCCGTATCGTGATGGTTGGAACTTCTCCATACGATGAAACTGTACAACTGAAAGAGAATATGCCATTCAAGACAAAGAATGAAACCATCAAACGGCTCGTTGAATATCAGAAAGAATCGGCAGCTAAAAATAATTGGGAATTTACTGATTTAAATGCTCCTATGGTTGCTTTGAATCAGCAATACCAACAGAAAGATCCTACATTTACTCTTTGTGGAAGCGACCGTATTCACCCCGACAACGACGGACACATGGTGATGGCCTATCTTTTTCTGAAAGCCCAGGGATTTGCAGGTAAGGAGGTAGCGGATGTGGAGATTAATGCTAATAATAAACAAGCCGTTAAGTCGGAGAACTGTACCGTTTCCAATATAAAGAAGAACGGAAAAGACTTGAGCTTTGACTATCTGGCAGGTGCTCTTCCTTATCCGTTGGATACTATTGCCCGTGGTTGGGGACAGAAAAAGAGCCAGGCAGAAGTGTTGAAGGTTGTTCCTTTTATGGAAGAGATGAACCGTGAAACGTTGAAAGTAACAGGGCTGAAAGGCAATTATAAATTGTTGATAGACGATGAAGAAATAGGAACCTGGAGTGGAAATGAACTGGCAAAGGGGATTAATCTTGCGGCTGAATCCAAAACTCCCCAATACCAGCAGGCATTAACGGTTATGCACCTGAATGAATATCGTTGGGAGATTGAAAGAACATTCAGAGAATATGCGTGGTGCGAATTCGGCTTTTTCCAGCAAAAGGGATTGTTGTATGCTGATGACAGAAAAGCGATCGAGGTGATGGATGAAAACTTGGATAAAAACGTTTGGTTGAAGGGACGTCGTGATATGTATTCAAAGATGATGTTTGAAGCTGTCCGTGATGCTCGTCAACAGGAAATGGATGTTCTTATCAATAAGATTTATGAAATAAATAAGCCTGTTGTAAGAAAGGTTTTACTTAGAAAGATATGATGTGATAGCAACGTAGAAATACGATAGAATTCTCACCGTAATGAGAAAAAATACTCATACCTATGGAAATATATTCTCATAGGCATGAGTATTTTTTCTCATAGGGATAAGTATGGTTGAGAATTGAATTTTAATTTTTTTTCCAAAAGTCGGAAGTAAAAAGTAGTAATACTGTAAATAACTCCAAACGTCCCAAGAGCATTAAAAAAGAGAGCAGCCATTTGGCAGCATCCGGCAGTTCACTCCATGAAAAGGCCGGACCACATGTGCCGAGTCCCGGTCCCATATTGCCTATACTTGAGATTACTGTTCCGATTGATTCCAAAAAGCCTACTCCTAGGCCCATCATGACAAGTACACTGATAATAACAATGACCGCATACAAGAAAGTGAAAGCTAGTACGGTAGACTGTATAGAAGGGGAAATGACTTGCTTGTTTATTCGTACCGGGAGCACGGCATTAGGGTGAAGAATATGCTTGAATTCGTTTTTTGCAACCTGAAGCAAAATAACCATACGAATACATTTGATACCTCCGGTTGTACTGCCGGCACAAGCTCCGATGATCATTACTATTACAAGACATCCCCAAAGGATAGAAGGCCATAGCATATAATCGGCTGTGGCAAATCCCGTAGAAGTTTGCAAGGAAATCACTTGGAATAGTGATTTACGGAACGCTTCTTCTATGGAGATAGAAGAAGTCTGATGGAGCCAGACTGCAATAAATATAGTAAAAAAGGAAACACACAAGAAATAGAATTTCAGTTCTGCGTCATGAATGAACTTTTTTATTTTTCCATTGAACATCAACAGTAATAGCGTGAAGTTGATACCCGAAAGAAACATGAAAGTAGAGATTACATAATCGATATAGGGTGAGTGATAATATTCAATACTCGCTTGTTTGGTAGAAAATCCGCCAGTGCTGGTAGTTGTGAAAGCATGGCATATACTATCGAATACGCTCATACCACCAAATGCTAATAGGACAATTAATGTTCCCGTCATTCCGGCGTAAATCCCCCAAATCCATTTGGCAGTGATACCAATACGGGGATGTACTTTGTCATGAGTAGGGCCGCTGGCTTCTGCTGCAAACACCTGAATTCCACCCACACCGAAAATCGGTAGAACGGCGATGGTGAAGAATACAATACCCAAACCACCTATCCATTGCGTCATAGCCCGCCAGAAAAGTATTCCATGAGGCATTGACTCTATATTATTTAAAATAGTGGCACCCGTGCTGCTGAACCCGGACATCGTTTCAAAGAATGCATCCGTGATACTTGGGATATATCCTCCTATATAATAAGGTAGCATTCCGAAAAGAGAAAAGGTAACCCATGCTGCACTGACTATGACATATCCGTCACGGCGATTCAGGGATTTCACTGCATCTTTCCCGATAGCGAGCAACAAAACCCCGATGCAGGCGGTGATGGCTGATGAAATCAGGAAGCTCTGCAAGTCGTTCTCTTTATAGAAAAGAGAGACCCCTCCACAACATAACAGCATGGCTGTTTCTATCAGAAGCAGAAAACCCAGAATCCGGAATATCATCTTCGAGTTAATCATAGACAAGTAATTTATTTAATAATACTTGATACTTACTTAGTTAAAGAACTTCTCAATCTTTTTAATCATCATGCTTAGGCAGAATACGACTACATGGTCGCCGGGACGGATTTGCGTATCACCTGTCACCAGGATACCTTCTCCGTTACGGATCATTCCTCCGATGGTGGTGCCTTTGGGAAGTCCCAGGTCTTTAATCAGGTGTTTGGTTATTTTAGCCCCTTCCGGTACAGTGAATTCGGCAACGTCCGCATTGGCAAAAGTCAGGCATTTCACGTTAGACACGTCGGCATCCAGCATCATTTGGTAGATGTGGCTGGCAGCAATCATTTTTTTATTGATAACCGTGCCGATGTCGAGACTCTCTGCCATACCGATATAGTCGATATTCTCCACTTCTGCCACCGTCTTTTCCACTCCCATACGTTTGGCGGCGAGACAGGCCAGAATATTCGTTTCCGAGTTGCCGGTCAAGGCTACAAATGCTTCGGTATTCTTTAGACCTTCTTCGATAAGCAGGTCCATGTCGCGACCGTCTCCGTTGATAATCATTGTCTTATCATCCAGTAGTTCTGTCAGGCGGTTGCAACGGTTCAGGTCATTATCCACTATTTTCACCTGCATATAGTCCGGCACATATTGTGCGGTACGGACTGCGATACGGCTACCTCCCATAATCATTACATTGCGTACGTCGGCATAGTCTTCTTTGCCGGCTATCTTACGTATATAAGGAATGTATTTGCGGGTAGTGGTGAAATAAACAATGTCATGCAATTTAATAACATCGTCTCCGCGAGGGATAATCGTTTCCGTTCCGCGTTTGATAGCTACTACGTGGTAAGGAATGTTGGGGCCGCCTAGCTGATGCAGCGGTATATTCAGGATTTCAGCCTTTTCGCGCATCTTCGTACCAATCAGGATCAGCGAACCTCCACAGAACTCCCACCATTGGCGTACCCAGCTCATGCGCATGGAAGATACGATTTCTTTAGCAGCCAGCATTTCCGGGTAAATCAGAGAATCTACTCCCAGTTTCTGGAAAAACTCTTTATTTTTAGGCAGAAGATATTCATAGTTGTCGATACGCGCCACTGTCTTTTTAGCTCCCAGGTTGGTGGCCAGCATACAGGCAGTCATGTTGCGGCTTTCGTCCGGTGTGACTGCGATAAACAGGTCGGCTTCTTTGACGCCTACTTCTTTCAATCCGGAGATGGAAGAAGGAGAAGCGGCAACAGTCAGCAAGTCAAAGTTGGCGCTAAGAGCACTTAGTTTCTCTTCGTCATCATCCATCAAGATAATATCTTGCTTCTCGCGCGATAACAGCTTGGCCAAATGGGTGCCTACGTTGCCGGCACCGGCAATAATAATCTTCATGTCAATTGATAAATTCTTTTATTTTAGTCAGAATTCCTTCTTCATCCATGCCGCACAGTTGGTACAGTTCGGCAACTGAACCATGTTCTACAAATATGTTAGGGATACCGATACGCTTCACGGTCGGTTTGTATTCGTTGTCTGCCATAAATTCGAGGACAGCGCTACCCATACCGCCTCTGATAATTCCATCTTCGATGGTCAGGATACGTTGGAATTTACGTCCTGCCTCGTGCAACAGCTCTTCATCCAGTGGTTTCAGGAATCGTAAATCGTAATGAGCGATGGACAGTCCTAAATCAGCTTCTGCCCGGGTGATGGCACGGGCGGCTATGTTTCCTATCGGTCCGATAGTAATCACTGCAAGGTCGCTACCCTCTTTCAGTTTTCGTCCTTTTCCTACCGGAATTTCTTCCAGCGGACATTTCCAGTCCACCAGTACGCCGCGTCCACGGGGATAACGGATCACGAACGGTCCCTTGTCCGGCAATTGTGCCGTATACATCAGACGACGTAATTCGTGTTCATCCATGGGGGAACTGATAGTCAGATTAGGGATCGGACGTAAACATGCCATATCAAAAGCCCCGTGATGAGTGGGACCGTCTTCGCCAACCAGTCCGGCGCGGTCGAGACACAAAACAACAGGAAGATTCTGAATCGCTACGTCGTGGATGATATTATCATGCGCCCGTTGCATAAAAGAAGAATAGATATTGCAGAATGGTTGCAGTCCGTCTTTTGCCATTCCTCCGGAGAAGGTAACTGCATGTCCTTCGGCAATACCGACATCGAAAGCGCGTTTTGGCATTTTCTCCATCAATATATTCATCGAACAGCCGCTGGGCATGGCGGGAGTGACACCGACAATCTTCGGGTTGGCTTCGGCAAGCTCCACCAGTGTATTTCCGAATACGTCCTGGAAAAGCGGGGGCATTCCTTCGGTGTTGACAATGAAACGTTCGCCGGTGACGGGATCGAATTTGCCGGGAGCATGCCATTCGGTGGCGTGTTTCTCTGCCGGTCCGAATCCTTTACCTTTGATAGTATGCAGATGCAGGATTTTAGGTCCTTGCATATCTTTGATATCACGTAATACTCTTGCCAGGTTCTTTACGTCGTGTCCGTCTATCGGGCCGAAGTAACGGATATTCATCCCTTCAAAAATATTCTGTTGCTGTGCAGCCATCGATTTCAGGCTATTTCCGAAACGGATGAGCGCTTTGCGGCGTTCTTCGTTTAAAATGCCAAGCTTGAACAGCATGCGCGAGAGCTTGAAACGTAACTGATTATAGCGGTTGGAAGTTGTCAGGTTGAAAAGATACTGTTTCATGCCTCCTACGCTGCGGTCGATTGCCATATCATTGTCATTCAGGATAATGAGCAGGTTGTTCGACGTGGCAGATGCATTGTTCAGTCCTTCAAAAGCCAGTCCGCCACTCATTGATCCGTCGCCGATAATGGCTACTACATGGCGTTTGGCGTCTCCTTTCCGGGCGGCTGCGACAGCCATACCGAGAGCGGCAGAAATAGAATTGGAAGCGTGTCCGCACGTGAAAGTATCATATTCACTTTCTTCCGGAGACGGGAAAGGGCGGATTCCTCCGAGTTTCCTGTTTGTAGAAAATGCTTCACGGCGCCCTGTAAGAATTTTGTGGCCGTATGCCTGATGTCCCACGTCCCATACAATACGGTCATAAGGTGTATTATAGACGTAGTGCAGAGCTACGGTCAGTTCTACGGTCCCCAGGCTGGCTGCGAAATGTCCGGGGTTGCAGCAGAGTTCTTTAATAATGTCTTGCCTTAGTTCACCACATACTTCCGGCAGTTGCTCCACGTTTAGTTTTCGCAGGTCTTCAGGATAGTTGATCGTATTTAGCAAGTTATATATCGGTTCATTCTTCATGATTCGAGGAAATTTAGTGCAAAAATACGAAAAGAAAGTATATTCGGCCTCCTTTTTTTATAAAATCTTATCCGGCATAGAGACGTATCTGTTTTTCCATACTCCCTAAGATCATTGAATCGTGAGGAAAAAGAGGGCGGAAATAGTTTTTTGATTACTTTTGCACATGAAACGTAATGAAATGATGGAAAATCGTATGAACTTTCAAACATCTGTAGAATTACCTGCCGGGATGCCATCTGTCAGTCATGCAGACCATATTCTTCTGATGGGGTCCTGTTTTGCGGAAAATATCGGACGGCAATTGATGGATGCCGGATTTCAACTGGACCTGAATCCTTTTGGTATTCTTTATAATCCTTTATCCGTCTCATCTGCTTTGAGGGAGATTATAAGGAATAAGGAATACAACGAACAAGATTTGTTTGCCTACAAAGATTTATGGCATAGCCCGATGCATCATGGCTCTTTTTCGGCTTTTACGCCCGAAGAGACATTGCATACAATAAATTCACGCCTTCACCATGCTTATAAGAAACTGCCGGAGTTGAACTGGCTGATGGTGACAATGGGGACTGCCTATGTTTATAAACAAAAGGAGAGTGGACAAGTGGTAGCCAATTGCCATCAGTTGCCGGAAAGTCATTTCTTGCGTTACCGGCTAACTGTTGAAGAAATTGTAGAAGATTATACAGCACTCATCACCGAAATGGCCGCCCGGAATCCGAAACTAAAATGGCTGTTTACAGTCAGCCCGATCCGTCATATACGCGACGGGATGCATGCCAACCAATTAAGCAAATCGACTCTGCTGCTCGCCATCGACCGATTGCAACAACTGTTCCCGGAGCGAGTGTTCTATTTCCCCTCTTATGAAATCATATTAGACGAATTACGTGATTATCGTTTCTATGCCGACGACATGTTGCATCCGTCTCCTTTGGCGATTCGTTACCTCTGGGAACGCTTCTCCGAAACCTTCTTTTCTGCTGAAACAAAGAAGGTTATCGTAGCTGTGCAAGACATCCGCCGGGACTTGGCGCACAAGCCTTTTCATCCCGAGTCAGAGGCGTATCAACGCTTTTTAGGACAAATAGTGTTAAAAATAGAACGACTTATCGGAAAATACCCGTACTTAGATTTTCAAAAAGAAACAGAACTATGTCATATGCGATTGAATCCATAGCCAAAAGTATCGGTGCCCGCCGTGTGGGCAAACATAAAGCGACTATTGATTGGCTGTTAACAGACAGCCGCTCTTTGAGTTTTCCGGAAGAAACTCTTTTTTTTGCTTTAACTACCAAACGAAACAGCGGAGCCCGTTATATTCCCGATTTATACGACCGGGGCGTGCGTAATTTTGTAATTACGGAAGAAGACTTTAAATTAATTGAGAATGGAGAGTTGAGAATGGAGAGCTCTATGCAGCATGATGGTGCGCAGCCAACTATCAATTCTCAACTATCGACTATCAATTTTCTTATCGTTCCCAATCCTCTGAAAGCTTTGCAGAAGCTTGCCGAAGCACATCGTGATAAATTTAAAATCCCTGTGATCGGTATCACCGGCAGCAATGGAAAAACCATTGTGAAAGAGTGGTTGCATCAGTTACTTAGCCCGGATCGTTGCATCGTTCGTTCTCCACGCAGCTATAATTCGCAGATCGGAGTCCCACTTTCTGTGTGGCAACTTTCTGAAGAAGCCGAACTGGGTATTTTCGAAGCCGGCATTTCCGAGATGGGAGAGATGGGAGCTTTGAAACGAATGATTAAGCCTTCCATTGGTATTCTGACCAATATCGGTGGTGCTCATCAGGAAAACTTCTTCTCCTTGCAAGAGAAATGTATGGAAAAGCTGACGCTTTTCAAAGACTGTGATGTCGTGATTTACAACGGCGATAACGAGTTAATCAGCAATTGTGTCGCAAAATCAATGCTGACGGCGCGTGAGATTGCCTGGAGCCGTACCGACATTGAACGTCCGTTGTATATCAGCCGTGTGACCAAGAAAGAAGATCATACCGTCATATCCTATCGTTATCTGGAGATGGATAATACTTTCTGTATCCCTTTCATTGATGACGCTTCTATTGAGAATGTACTGAATTGCCTGGCAGCTTGTCTTTACCTGATGACACCTGCCGACCAGATAACCGAGCGGATGGCCCGTCTCGAACCGATTGCTATGCGTCTGGAAGTGAAAGAAGGAAAGAATAACTGTGTATTGATTAATGATAGCTATAATTCAGACTTGGCATCATTGGATATTGCTCTCGATTTCCTTGTACGCCGCTCGGAAAAGAAAGGCTTGAAACGGACGCTTATCCTGTCGGATATACTGGAAACCGGACAAAGTACCGCTACGCTTTATCGACGTGTGTCGCAATTGGTACAGAGCAAAGGTATCAATAAACTGATTGGCGTAGGGCAGGAGATATCTTCTTGTTCCGCCCGTTTTGATGATGATCTCGAACGCTACTTCTTCCCTAATACAGAAGCACTCCTTGCATCCGATATATTCAAGTCACTTCATTCGGAAGTAATCTTGGTGAAAGGTTCCCGTGTGTTCAACTTTGATTTGGTATCCGAAGCCCTCGAATTGAAGGTACATGAAACCATTCTCGAAGTAAATCTCGGAGCGATGGTAGCCAATCTAAACCATTACCGTTCTATGCTCCGTCATCCGGAGACAAAGGTGATCTGTATGGTGAAAGCATCAGCTTACGGAGCCGGTTCATATGAAATAGCCAAGAGTTTACAGGAACACCATGTCGATTATCTGGCCGTAGCCGTTGCCGACGAAGGTTCCGAACTCCGCAAGGCAGGTATTACCGCTTCTATTATCATTATGGACCCGGAACTTACTGCATTTAAAACCATGTTTGATTATAAGCTGGAACCGGAAGTTTATAATTTCCATCTGCTCGACGCACTTATCAAAGCTGCGGAAAAAGAAGGAATCACCAACTTCCCCATTCACGTGAAACTCGATACGGGTATGCACCGACTCGGCTTTGCGGTGGAGGATATTCCATTGCTTATCCGTCGACTGAAGAATCAGAGCGCGGTGATTCCCCGTTCAGTATTCTCTCATTTTGTGGGAAGTGATTCGTCGCAGTTCGACGGTTTCACCCGCGGACAGATTGAATTGTTCGAGAAAGGCTCGCAAGAATTACAGGCCGCTTTCTCTCATAAGATTCTCCGTCATATCTGTAATACGGCAGGAATCGAGCGTTTTCCCGAAGCACAGTTCGATATGGTGCGCTTGGGAATCGGACTTTATGGAGTTAGCCCGATAGACAATTCGATTATACACAATGTAAGTACGCTCAAAACCACCATCCTTCAGATTCGGGATGTTCCTCAAGATGACACAGTAGGATATAGCCGGATGGGACATTTGGTACGCCCTTCCCGCATTGCTGCTATTCCTATCGGTTATGCGGATGGACTGAACCGTCACTTGGGACGCGGCAACGCCTATTGCCTGGTGAACGGAAAGAAAGCTCCTTATGTCGGGAATATCTGTATGGACGTCTGCATGATCGATGTGACGGATATTGATTGTCGGGAAGGCGATCAGGCTATCATCTTCGGCGATGATCTGCCGATTACGGTGTTGTCCGATAAGCTGGATACGATCCCTTATGAAGTGCTGACAAGTATATCGACACGGGTGAAGCGGGTATATTATCAGGATTAGAACTTTCTAATAACCCTGTGTTGTCATAAAAAACAGGGTTAATCCATGTAACCTGTGGTGAAAATGATTATATTTGCAGCAACTATTAAAAACCTCTTATATCAAATAAACTTATGACAAACTTATTATTGTTAGGCTTTTTGCCTAGTGGTTCCGAATGGATTATTATTGCTTTGGTTATCCTTCTTCTTTTTGGTGGAAAGAAAATTCCTGAACTGATGCGCGGATTAGGCAAAGGCGTAAAGAGCTTCAAAGACGGTGTGAATGAAGCGAAAGATGAAATAAACAAGGCAAAAGACGAGTTGGACAAACCTGTAGATCCTTCTAAGAACTAAAAGAGTACAACATACGGATGGCAGAAATGACCTTTTGGGATCATTTGGACGAATTGCGTAAGGTACTTTTTCGAGTAGTTGGAGCTTGGTTTGTATTGGCGATAGGCTATTTTATTGCTATGCCCTACCTCTTCGACCATGTAATACTTGCGCCTTGCCACAATGATTTCATATTCTACGATTTATTACGGCATATCGGTAAAACATTTGATTTGACTGATGACTTCTTCACGCAACAATTTTATGTGAAGCTGGTCAATATCAACTTGGCTGCTCCTTTCTTTATTCACATGTCGACTGCATTTTGGATGTCGGTAGTGACGGCTATGCCTTATATCTTTTTTGAAATATGGCGTTTCATCAATCCCGCCCTCTATCCGAATGAGAGAAAGGGCGTGCGTAAAGCATTGACTATCGGAACATTGATGTTCTTCATCGGTGTACTGCTAGGTTACTTTATGGTTTATCCGCTGACTCTCCGTTTCCTTTCTACTTATCAGTTGAGTTCGGAAGTGGAGAATATCCTGTCGCTCAATTCTTATATCGACAATTTTATGATGCTGATTCTCTGCATGGGATTGGCTTTTGAACTTCCATTGGTTACATGGCTGCTTTCTTTAATGGGAGTGGTCAACAAGTCCTTCCTGCGGAAATACCGCCGTCATGCGGTTGTCATTATAGTGATAGCAGCTGCTATTATTACTCCGACAGGAGACCCGTTCACCTTGAGTGTTGTAGCTATTCCACTTTATCTGTTGTACGAGATGAGTATTTTGATGATAAAGGACAAGAAGAAAACAGAAGAGGAAGTTGAAGATGAAGCTGGAGATGAAGTTGCCCTGTCCGAAGAGTGAAGCGATAGAATCTTATGAAATCCTTTTAGCAGTTTGCCGGGCGGAAGATACTTATCTTGCCGTAGGATATAAGCAAATGCGCGACTTGCTGGAGCGTATTTGTCGTGCGCAAATGCAAAACGAAAGTTTACAGATGACCGACCTTTCCGCACGAATCAGTTTCGTGGCGGCTAAGGTCGGTCTCTCTGTTGCAGAGCAGAACCGGCTGCATACTTTCCGGCTCACTTCGAATGCTATTCTGAACCGCCAGCAGGAGCCCAACCGGGAACAACTCTTGCGCGATGCGAAAACGTTAGCTTTCTTTATTCGTAAACTCCTGGAAGAGGATATTCCCTTGGAGCTATACCGGTTACTTCCGCGTGCGGATGCCACCTACCTGGTTGCGCCCCCTGCCCGCGAACGGGTGCAGCGGATGCGTGTCTGCTTCCAGTATGCTGATGAGCAATATTTGTATGTGACTCCCTTGGATGAAGTCTCGGAGAAACCATATCTGGTTCGTTATAATATTCCTCAAATGAATGAAGAGTTTGCAGAAACGTGCAAACTGCTTTGGCGACATGCCCAAGTCAATTTATTGGATGTTGCAGTGGATGAGACAGGAATCCTGACTCCTTCTTTCATTGTACTCGAACCGGATTATTTACTTGATATCAGTTCTCTGGCAGAGTGTTTCCGTGATTACGGGCATCATCCGGCCAATTATTTTCTTTCCCGTCTTCAACCGATCGAAAATGCCCGACCTCTGTTACTGGGAAATATAGCCAATCTTTTCCTGGACGAATGGATTCATGCGAAGAGTGAAGATATAGATTATCGTACCTGTATGCAGAAAGCTTTCCGGCGTTATCCTATTGAATTGGCTGCCTGTTCCGATTTGCGTGACAAAGAGAAAGAACGCCAGTTCTTTGAGGACTGTAAACTGCACTTCGATCATATTCGTGAAACGGTCAATGATACCTTTCATGCAGCCGGTTATGAACTGGACAAGACAGATGCCGTGCTCGAACCGTCTTATATCTGTGAAGCACTTGGACTTCAGGGACGTCTTGACTATATGCAGCGGGATATGTCTTCTTTCATAGAAATGAAATCCGGTAAAGCGGATGAATACGCTATCCGGGGGAAGGTAGAACCGAAGGAGAATAATAAAGTACAGATGTTGCTTTATCAGGCAGTCTTGCAATATTCAATGGGAATGGATCACCGGAAAGTGAAAGCCTATTTGCTTTATACCCGTTATCCGCTTCTTTATCCTTCCCGTCCTTCGTGGGCAATGGTACGTCGGGTGATTGATTTGCGTAATCGCATTGTAGCCGATGAATATGGCGTCCAATTGCGGAACAGCCTGGAATATACGGCACAAAAACTGGAAGAAATCAATGCTTCCACCTTGAATGAACGAGGATTGAAAGGACGTTTTTGGGAAACATACCTGCGTCCCTCTATTGATAACTTTCAATCGAAACTAAAAGCTCTTTCCCCACTGGAAAAGAATTACTTCTATGCGGTTTACAACTTCATTACAAAGGAACTTTATACCTCAAAATCCGGTGATGTGGATTATGAAGGACGTACAGGGGCAGCTTCTTTATGGCTTTCTACATTAGCGGAGAAATGCGAGGCAGGAGAAATTATTTATGATTTGAAAATAAAGGAGAATCATGCTGCCGATGAACATAAAGCCGGACTTACTTTTTCTTTCTTTAAAAAGGAAAAGGCTGGGAAAACTTTGTTGAATGAAGCTGCCGTAAATGATATTACTGGGGATAAAGCTATTGGAGATGATATTACTGGAGATGAAACCTCTGAAAGTAAGACTGTCAGAAGTGAAGCTCTTGAAACAGAGACTTTTCTCCCTAATTTCCGTCAAGGCGATGCCATTATTCTTTATGAACGAAACTGCGATACAGATAACGTCACCAATAAAATGGTTTTCAAAGGCAATATCGAGTACTTGACAGAAAATGAAATAGGTATTCGCTTGCGTGCCACCCAGCAGAATTCATCCGTACTTCCTGCCGAAAGCCTTTATGCGATAGAACATGATACAATGGATACAACATTCCGCTCGATGTATCAGGGCTTATATGCTTACCTTTCTGCAAAGAAGGAGCGTCGTGACTTATTGCTGTCACAACGTCCTCCGCGGTTTGATGAATCATTGGATTCCATGATTTCCCGTTCGGAAGACGATTTTACGCGAGTTGCTCTGAAAGCAAAAGCCGCACAGGATTATTTCCTTCTTATCGGACCTCCGGGAACGGGTAAGACTTCGTGTGCCCTGAAGAAAATGGTGGAGACTTTTCATGCAGATAAAGATGCGCAGATTCTTTTGCTTTCATATACCAACCGGGCTGTTGA
The Bacteroides luhongzhouii DNA segment above includes these coding regions:
- a CDS encoding GSCFA domain-containing protein, whose amino-acid sequence is MKRNEMMENRMNFQTSVELPAGMPSVSHADHILLMGSCFAENIGRQLMDAGFQLDLNPFGILYNPLSVSSALREIIRNKEYNEQDLFAYKDLWHSPMHHGSFSAFTPEETLHTINSRLHHAYKKLPELNWLMVTMGTAYVYKQKESGQVVANCHQLPESHFLRYRLTVEEIVEDYTALITEMAARNPKLKWLFTVSPIRHIRDGMHANQLSKSTLLLAIDRLQQLFPERVFYFPSYEIILDELRDYRFYADDMLHPSPLAIRYLWERFSETFFSAETKKVIVAVQDIRRDLAHKPFHPESEAYQRFLGQIVLKIERLIGKYPYLDFQKETELCHMRLNP
- the trkA gene encoding Trk system potassium transporter TrkA; the encoded protein is MKIIIAGAGNVGTHLAKLLSREKQDIILMDDDEEKLSALSANFDLLTVAASPSSISGLKEVGVKEADLFIAVTPDESRNMTACMLATNLGAKKTVARIDNYEYLLPKNKEFFQKLGVDSLIYPEMLAAKEIVSSMRMSWVRQWWEFCGGSLILIGTKMREKAEILNIPLHQLGGPNIPYHVVAIKRGTETIIPRGDDVIKLHDIVYFTTTRKYIPYIRKIAGKEDYADVRNVMIMGGSRIAVRTAQYVPDYMQVKIVDNDLNRCNRLTELLDDKTMIINGDGRDMDLLIEEGLKNTEAFVALTGNSETNILACLAAKRMGVEKTVAEVENIDYIGMAESLDIGTVINKKMIAASHIYQMMLDADVSNVKCLTFANADVAEFTVPEGAKITKHLIKDLGLPKGTTIGGMIRNGEGILVTGDTQIRPGDHVVVFCLSMMIKKIEKFFN
- the dxs gene encoding 1-deoxy-D-xylulose-5-phosphate synthase, whose translation is MKNEPIYNLLNTINYPEDLRKLNVEQLPEVCGELRQDIIKELCCNPGHFAASLGTVELTVALHYVYNTPYDRIVWDVGHQAYGHKILTGRREAFSTNRKLGGIRPFPSPEESEYDTFTCGHASNSISAALGMAVAAARKGDAKRHVVAIIGDGSMSGGLAFEGLNNASATSNNLLIILNDNDMAIDRSVGGMKQYLFNLTTSNRYNQLRFKLSRMLFKLGILNEERRKALIRFGNSLKSMAAQQQNIFEGMNIRYFGPIDGHDVKNLARVLRDIKDMQGPKILHLHTIKGKGFGPAEKHATEWHAPGKFDPVTGERFIVNTEGMPPLFQDVFGNTLVELAEANPKIVGVTPAMPSGCSMNILMEKMPKRAFDVGIAEGHAVTFSGGMAKDGLQPFCNIYSSFMQRAHDNIIHDVAIQNLPVVLCLDRAGLVGEDGPTHHGAFDMACLRPIPNLTISSPMDEHELRRLMYTAQLPDKGPFVIRYPRGRGVLVDWKCPLEEIPVGKGRKLKEGSDLAVITIGPIGNIAARAITRAEADLGLSIAHYDLRFLKPLDEELLHEAGRKFQRILTIEDGIIRGGMGSAVLEFMADNEYKPTVKRIGIPNIFVEHGSVAELYQLCGMDEEGILTKIKEFIN
- a CDS encoding TrkH family potassium uptake protein; the encoded protein is MINSKMIFRILGFLLLIETAMLLCCGGVSLFYKENDLQSFLISSAITACIGVLLLAIGKDAVKSLNRRDGYVIVSAAWVTFSLFGMLPYYIGGYIPSITDAFFETMSGFSSTGATILNNIESMPHGILFWRAMTQWIGGLGIVFFTIAVLPIFGVGGIQVFAAEASGPTHDKVHPRIGITAKWIWGIYAGMTGTLIVLLAFGGMSVFDSICHAFTTTSTGGFSTKQASIEYYHSPYIDYVISTFMFLSGINFTLLLLMFNGKIKKFIHDAELKFYFLCVSFFTIFIAVWLHQTSSISIEEAFRKSLFQVISLQTSTGFATADYMLWPSILWGCLVIVMIIGACAGSTTGGIKCIRMVILLQVAKNEFKHILHPNAVLPVRINKQVISPSIQSTVLAFTFLYAVIVIISVLVMMGLGVGFLESIGTVISSIGNMGPGLGTCGPAFSWSELPDAAKWLLSFLMLLGRLELFTVLLLFTSDFWKKN
- a CDS encoding SGNH/GDSL hydrolase family protein, with the translated sequence MKKLFVLIAAACMTCTAAFAQTVKPFKEGERAVFLGNSITDGGHYHSYIWLYYMTRFPDMPIRVFNGGIGGDTAYDMNKRLDGDIFAMKPSVLMVTFGMNDSGYFEYNGDKPKEFGEQKYQESIKNYRQMEKRFQELPDTRIVMVGTSPYDETVQLKENMPFKTKNETIKRLVEYQKESAAKNNWEFTDLNAPMVALNQQYQQKDPTFTLCGSDRIHPDNDGHMVMAYLFLKAQGFAGKEVADVEINANNKQAVKSENCTVSNIKKNGKDLSFDYLAGALPYPLDTIARGWGQKKSQAEVLKVVPFMEEMNRETLKVTGLKGNYKLLIDDEEIGTWSGNELAKGINLAAESKTPQYQQALTVMHLNEYRWEIERTFREYAWCEFGFFQQKGLLYADDRKAIEVMDENLDKNVWLKGRRDMYSKMMFEAVRDARQQEMDVLINKIYEINKPVVRKVLLRKI